GGAGTACATCATGGATTGAATCTCCGGACCCCAAAGCCCCAAGAATATTGCACACCATGACTCGAGTCCCACGGATAACTGGTTTACCGTGACATATTCTCGGGTTAATCTCAATCCTCTCATTCATCGTCTCAACCTCCTAAAAATAGAAAAAATAGGTATCCTCAGCATTTTTCTTAAAATTATCGTAGAGTTTTTATTAACCCCGCATCTACTCTTTTGACTTCTATCTCTAACTACTTATTGTCCAAAGGGATAGCTCATACCTGAAGCCATACCTCTTGTCAACACTCACTCAAGAGGTGACCCTGTGTTCTCAAAAAGACATCACTTTGTCCGACTCCCTGACGATTTCATAGAGATCTTTCATCGTCGAGAGAGGGCAGAGTTCTGTCCCTTCCGAGTGGCGCAGTTTGAGGCATGTGCCACAAGCCAGAATCTCGCCGCCATTGTCCACAAAAACCTGCATCTGTTCAGTGACTTTGAATTACTCCGTGTTCAGTTTCTCGCACTCCACGCCTTTGGCCATGAGGAAGGCTTTTACTTGGTCGCCTTGCTTCAGTGCAAACACACCGAATCGAAATCCATTCCACACAGTTTCTGCATCCGTTGAGTAAATCACGATTCCGATCTTCATATATTTTCTCCTCTCATTCTCTTGAGTAATGTCAAAAGTTTCAGTTTGATTTTTTCCCTAACTACTTGTATTTTCAAGTAATTGTGTCTAATTAACCTCCCTTCCCTACATTTTTGGTAACCGTTCAGGTAATCCTTTACCGCAGAGACGCAGAGAAACAGAGAAGAAAATATCTTTTT
Above is a genomic segment from bacterium containing:
- a CDS encoding DUF433 domain-containing protein, translating into MNERIEINPRICHGKPVIRGTRVMVCNILGALGSGDSIHDVLQDYPNITWEDIQAALAFAGELSRFEEAPYEVCAV